Proteins encoded together in one Larus michahellis chromosome 4, bLarMic1.1, whole genome shotgun sequence window:
- the ISM2 gene encoding isthmin-2 isoform X3 has protein sequence MPVMRGRVALILGFVVLTTFLAAVRGLPVRKQRNNSPKERSSKLEEVSASSDPHSARDEELPPSGKARGLRRSGQAGPRRHRRRGVVQQAARSPEMPQPSNTGREENLPFMLDLQSLPGLANVDLSAQNPNIQVTIEVVDDPQAEMEMDLLKETSNDWSLTSSEWLSHKDLFWPLFWEYTDPAEEEEEEEEEEEDDNLDVGDREEEEEEEEEEEEEEDYTAEYEEEESTLSGVGGDWDQRWPGQKNWIFKEKYNYDYEDEEEWSPWSPCSITCGSGNQKRTRSCGYACTATESRTCDLPRCPEVDSCEKWLNCKSDFLTKYLSKVLTDLPSCPCSYPLEAVYSAVNLRDERQGKSFRWRDASGPKERLDIYKPTARFCLRSMLSLDSTTLAAQHCCYDEHTRLITRGKGAGVPNLISTEFSPELHYKVDMLPWILCKGDWSRYHAVRPPNNGRRCADNPAEEEYLSQLQEAKEY, from the exons gtCTCTGCCTCATCCGACCCCCATTCAGCAAGGGACGAGGAGCTGCCACCATCGGGCAAGGCACGGGGGCTGAGGCGGAGTGGGCAGGCTGGCCCCCGGCGGCACAGGCGCCGTGGGGTGGTTCAGCAGGCTGCCAGGAGCccagagatgccccagcccagcaACACTGGCCGGGAGGAGAACCTGCCCTTCATGCTGGACCTGCAGAGCTTGCCAGGGCTGGCCAACGTGGACCTGAGTGCCCAGAACCCCAACATCCAG GTGACCATTGAAGTGGTGGATGATCCTCAGGCTGAGATGGAGATGGACTTACTGAAGGAGACAAGCAATGACTGGTCCCTGACGTCCTCTGAGTGGTTGTCTCACAAGGACCTCTTCTGGCCCCTCTTCTGGGAATACACTGACcccgctgaggaggaggaggaagaggaagaggaggaagaggatgacaATCTGGATgtaggggacagggaggaggaagaggaggaggaggaagaagaggaggaggaggaagattaCACAGCAGAGTATGAGGAGGAGGAGTCCACGCTCAGTGGAGTGGGAGGTGACTGGGATCAGCGGTGGCCAGGGCAGAAGAACTGgatctttaaggaaaaatataattacG ACTATGAAGATGAGGAGGAGTGGAGCCCGTGGTCCCCTTGCAGCATCACCTGTGGCAGTGGCAACCAGAAGAGGACCCGGTCCTGTGGCTATGCCTGCACAGCAACGGAATCGAGGACCTGCGACCTGCCGCGCTGCCCTG AGGTGGACAGCTGTGAGAAGTGGCTGAACTGCAAGAGCGACTTCCTCACCAAGTACCTCAGCAAGGTGCTGACGGACCTGCCCAGCTGCCCTTGCTCCTACCCGCTGGAGGCCGTCTACAGTGCTGTCAACCTGCGGGATGAGCGGCAGGGCAAGAGCTTCCGATGGCGGGACGCCAGTGGCCCCAAGGAGCGCCTGGACATCTACAAGCCGACGGCGCGCTTCTGCCTGCGCTCCATGCTCTCCCTCGACAGCACCACCCTGGCCGCCCAGCACTGCTGCTACGACGAGCACACCCGCCTCATCACCCGCGGCAAGGGGGCCGGTGTCCCCAACCTCATCAGCACAGAGTTCTCCCCGGAGCTGCACTACAAGGTGGACATGCTGCCCTGGATCCTCTGCAAGGGTGACTGGAGCCGCTACCATGCCGTCCGGCCCCCTAACAACGGGCGACGGTGTGCTGACAACCCCGCCGAGGAGGAGTacctctcccagctgcaggaggccAAGGAGTACTAG
- the ISM2 gene encoding isthmin-2 isoform X1: protein MPVMRGRVALILGFVVLTTFLAAVRGLPVRKQRNNSPKERSSKLEEVSASSDPHSARDEELPPSGKARGLRRSGQAGPRRHRRRGVVQQAARSPEMPQPSNTGREENLPFMLDLQSLPGLANVDLSAQNPNIQVTIEVVDDPQAEMEMDLLKETSNDWSLTSSEWLSHKDLFWPLFWEYTDPAEEEEEEEEEEEDDNLDVGDREEEEEEEEEEEEEEDYTAEYEEEESTLSGVGGDWDQRWPGQKNWIFKEKYNYDYEDEEEWSPWSPCSITCGSGNQKRTRSCGYACTATESRTCDLPRCPGAEGEMVFTTEETPFKNDNTTEMFNSEVDSCEKWLNCKSDFLTKYLSKVLTDLPSCPCSYPLEAVYSAVNLRDERQGKSFRWRDASGPKERLDIYKPTARFCLRSMLSLDSTTLAAQHCCYDEHTRLITRGKGAGVPNLISTEFSPELHYKVDMLPWILCKGDWSRYHAVRPPNNGRRCADNPAEEEYLSQLQEAKEY from the exons gtCTCTGCCTCATCCGACCCCCATTCAGCAAGGGACGAGGAGCTGCCACCATCGGGCAAGGCACGGGGGCTGAGGCGGAGTGGGCAGGCTGGCCCCCGGCGGCACAGGCGCCGTGGGGTGGTTCAGCAGGCTGCCAGGAGCccagagatgccccagcccagcaACACTGGCCGGGAGGAGAACCTGCCCTTCATGCTGGACCTGCAGAGCTTGCCAGGGCTGGCCAACGTGGACCTGAGTGCCCAGAACCCCAACATCCAG GTGACCATTGAAGTGGTGGATGATCCTCAGGCTGAGATGGAGATGGACTTACTGAAGGAGACAAGCAATGACTGGTCCCTGACGTCCTCTGAGTGGTTGTCTCACAAGGACCTCTTCTGGCCCCTCTTCTGGGAATACACTGACcccgctgaggaggaggaggaagaggaagaggaggaagaggatgacaATCTGGATgtaggggacagggaggaggaagaggaggaggaggaagaagaggaggaggaggaagattaCACAGCAGAGTATGAGGAGGAGGAGTCCACGCTCAGTGGAGTGGGAGGTGACTGGGATCAGCGGTGGCCAGGGCAGAAGAACTGgatctttaaggaaaaatataattacG ACTATGAAGATGAGGAGGAGTGGAGCCCGTGGTCCCCTTGCAGCATCACCTGTGGCAGTGGCAACCAGAAGAGGACCCGGTCCTGTGGCTATGCCTGCACAGCAACGGAATCGAGGACCTGCGACCTGCCGCGCTGCCCTG gAGCAGAGGGGGAAATGGTCTTCACCACAGAGGAGACACCTTTCAAAAACGACAACACCACAGAGATGTTCAACTCAG AGGTGGACAGCTGTGAGAAGTGGCTGAACTGCAAGAGCGACTTCCTCACCAAGTACCTCAGCAAGGTGCTGACGGACCTGCCCAGCTGCCCTTGCTCCTACCCGCTGGAGGCCGTCTACAGTGCTGTCAACCTGCGGGATGAGCGGCAGGGCAAGAGCTTCCGATGGCGGGACGCCAGTGGCCCCAAGGAGCGCCTGGACATCTACAAGCCGACGGCGCGCTTCTGCCTGCGCTCCATGCTCTCCCTCGACAGCACCACCCTGGCCGCCCAGCACTGCTGCTACGACGAGCACACCCGCCTCATCACCCGCGGCAAGGGGGCCGGTGTCCCCAACCTCATCAGCACAGAGTTCTCCCCGGAGCTGCACTACAAGGTGGACATGCTGCCCTGGATCCTCTGCAAGGGTGACTGGAGCCGCTACCATGCCGTCCGGCCCCCTAACAACGGGCGACGGTGTGCTGACAACCCCGCCGAGGAGGAGTacctctcccagctgcaggaggccAAGGAGTACTAG
- the ISM2 gene encoding isthmin-2 isoform X2 — protein MPVMRGRVALILGFVVLTTFLAAVRGLPVRKQRNNSPKERSSKLEEVSASSDPHSARDEELPPSGKARGLRRSGQAGPRRHRRRGVVQQAARSPEMPQPSNTGREENLPFMLDLQSLPGLANVDLSAQNPNIQVTIEVVDDPQAEMEMDLLKETSNDWSLTSSEWLSHKDLFWPLFWEYTDPAEEEEEEEEEEEDDNLDVGDREEEEEEEEEEEEEEDYTAEYEEEESTLSGVGGDWDQRWPGQKNWIFKEKYNYDYEDEEEWSPWSPCSITCGSGNQKRTRSCGYACTATESRTCDLPRCPEGEMVFTTEETPFKNDNTTEMFNSEVDSCEKWLNCKSDFLTKYLSKVLTDLPSCPCSYPLEAVYSAVNLRDERQGKSFRWRDASGPKERLDIYKPTARFCLRSMLSLDSTTLAAQHCCYDEHTRLITRGKGAGVPNLISTEFSPELHYKVDMLPWILCKGDWSRYHAVRPPNNGRRCADNPAEEEYLSQLQEAKEY, from the exons gtCTCTGCCTCATCCGACCCCCATTCAGCAAGGGACGAGGAGCTGCCACCATCGGGCAAGGCACGGGGGCTGAGGCGGAGTGGGCAGGCTGGCCCCCGGCGGCACAGGCGCCGTGGGGTGGTTCAGCAGGCTGCCAGGAGCccagagatgccccagcccagcaACACTGGCCGGGAGGAGAACCTGCCCTTCATGCTGGACCTGCAGAGCTTGCCAGGGCTGGCCAACGTGGACCTGAGTGCCCAGAACCCCAACATCCAG GTGACCATTGAAGTGGTGGATGATCCTCAGGCTGAGATGGAGATGGACTTACTGAAGGAGACAAGCAATGACTGGTCCCTGACGTCCTCTGAGTGGTTGTCTCACAAGGACCTCTTCTGGCCCCTCTTCTGGGAATACACTGACcccgctgaggaggaggaggaagaggaagaggaggaagaggatgacaATCTGGATgtaggggacagggaggaggaagaggaggaggaggaagaagaggaggaggaggaagattaCACAGCAGAGTATGAGGAGGAGGAGTCCACGCTCAGTGGAGTGGGAGGTGACTGGGATCAGCGGTGGCCAGGGCAGAAGAACTGgatctttaaggaaaaatataattacG ACTATGAAGATGAGGAGGAGTGGAGCCCGTGGTCCCCTTGCAGCATCACCTGTGGCAGTGGCAACCAGAAGAGGACCCGGTCCTGTGGCTATGCCTGCACAGCAACGGAATCGAGGACCTGCGACCTGCCGCGCTGCCCTG AGGGGGAAATGGTCTTCACCACAGAGGAGACACCTTTCAAAAACGACAACACCACAGAGATGTTCAACTCAG AGGTGGACAGCTGTGAGAAGTGGCTGAACTGCAAGAGCGACTTCCTCACCAAGTACCTCAGCAAGGTGCTGACGGACCTGCCCAGCTGCCCTTGCTCCTACCCGCTGGAGGCCGTCTACAGTGCTGTCAACCTGCGGGATGAGCGGCAGGGCAAGAGCTTCCGATGGCGGGACGCCAGTGGCCCCAAGGAGCGCCTGGACATCTACAAGCCGACGGCGCGCTTCTGCCTGCGCTCCATGCTCTCCCTCGACAGCACCACCCTGGCCGCCCAGCACTGCTGCTACGACGAGCACACCCGCCTCATCACCCGCGGCAAGGGGGCCGGTGTCCCCAACCTCATCAGCACAGAGTTCTCCCCGGAGCTGCACTACAAGGTGGACATGCTGCCCTGGATCCTCTGCAAGGGTGACTGGAGCCGCTACCATGCCGTCCGGCCCCCTAACAACGGGCGACGGTGTGCTGACAACCCCGCCGAGGAGGAGTacctctcccagctgcaggaggccAAGGAGTACTAG